AGGGAAGCAAGTCGTTGTGAGTCTCTTTCTACTGTCCAAAGTCAGTTGGGACGTCCGGGAAGAGTGGCTTCACGACAACAGTTACATACATCATATTCTTGCTGCCATTGAGCTGGCAAGCCCCTGCTACACATCTTGCTATACCGAATATTCTATGGTCGGCTCGTTAATTCTTGGTTACGGCCAATTGCAGACCCTGGTCAAGTGTGTGATTCCCTGCAGCCAATGGAGACGTACTAAGAAGCACATCTGGCATTGATACCATGCCTCGAGCCCACCTTTGCTATGCCTATGAGGGAGGCCAGCGAACTGTTACCTCACAGAGCGATAATCCATTACTGAAATTTGGCAACATATCTTTCGACAAGGAGCTGGAAGGTTATTGATGGAACTGACAGCCGAATTTTAAGGCCTGCTGCTGTGTCAGAATGCTGGACTACATGGAATCAGTCTCCCGAGCATTCGAACAGAGCACCGGCTGGAGCCGTGATAACAGCTATGCCAACATAACAGCGACTTCCAAGGCCCTGCTGGACTTTAAGATCCCAACAGCGTTCGAGTTTCAAGTATCCAATGCTACTACCCCCTACACGTTCAATACCACGAGAGTCTCTACGaggaatatcttcaatggctcGTTGACTTATCTATACAGTGATGCCGATAATTTAAAGGATATGGTTCGAGGCTCTGGAGCTGTCAGTTTGCAACAAGTGACGGAAACATACAGATATTTCCAGCCATTTTACAACCACAAGTCGGCGCCGTCAAATGGTGATAGACTCGTACGGAAATCTCTCTACTATGGGAGGATGTACTATCCAACCTCCAATTTGGAGGCAATGATGATAAAAAGGCTCACACCGTATACACAGGTGAAACTGAAGTGTCTGAGTACCTTCAATGAGTTTAACATACTGACTTGTCACTGGCAGCGCGATACAGGTAGAAACTGCCAGGAATTGATATTCTCTACCAATGACTTGCTGTGTGGCTATAGATTTTTACACAATTTCCTTGGGACTCCCTCCAAAATGAAGACGTCATTGTACAACAATTCTTCTCTATCTCTGGGCACTGAACTGTGGTTGGGGCTTATTACATTGAGTCCCGGTTGTTCGACGACTTTGCGATACTGTACACACGCACCGAACACTGGAAGACCACTGACTTTGACTTTGTCGTGGAACCCATTCTTCGGCAACCTCTCTTCGTCGTATTCGGCTAAGACGAGTACAAGCACAACGTTTTGTGCCAAGTACGATTTCAATCTGTATTCGATAGATTCCAACTTATCATTTGGTGTTGAGGTTTGGAGGCGTGGTAGTACGAATCAACAGCATGAACCGCCCACCTCACAATCGATCAACAAAACCGATAATTTAATGTACCACCATCTGCTACCGACGCTGTCCCAAAGTTCATCGCACGGGCATGGACAGACAAAGATGGAGCatgagcagcaattgctgcaaGATTTAACCACCGCATTCTCTACTTCCTTGAAGAGGATAGACAGGGAAAAATTCGAGATAGAGAATTTTCAGAATGACTATAGCTGTGCCAACTTCACCAGCGTTTGGAAGCTTTCGACTTCTCTGCGTGATAAAAACCTGAAAGTTCTTTGGGAAGGCAAGTTTAAGGGTTTTCTGGTATCGGCGGGTGGtgagttcttcaaatcaaGCCCATTATTAGATAATCGGTCCAGAACTCCTCTATATCCGGCCAGATTTGGCGTTCAATTACAGTACTCTACGTAAAGTCCGAGGAACTATTGCCTGTGTTTTCTACCTTTAGATTCTTCCTCATGCTCATTGAGTTTAACTCTCAATTTCTCGGCCAGATCCTTATCGTCATATGCATCCAGCTGGTACCAAAGATTGTAGCCTGATAATCGTGTGCCGATCTCCATTATAGTAGTCATTGCCTTTCGTACCTTTTCTGCTGGGTCAACACTGTTTAGGAGGATACGAGCAAATTTGGGATGAATACCTGTAAATTTCACTGTCATTGGGCTATATAAGGGCGTCGGGCAACCTCTCTCAGAGTAAACATCATAATTTTTCGCtaattcttctttctcctcttcagaCTTCAAACTTTTCGACAGCTCCCTTATCCTCTTCGATCGATGTCGCTTTATATCTGCATCATTATGAACAATAATCCATGACAAAAGAAAACTAccatcatcttcaacaaacTCTATGATTGCATTCTTCGGCAGTAGGTACCTGGGGGTAGTGTACTCCGTGTATTCTAGGATAATCTGGGCTCCGTGAACGTATTTCTGCTGGAAAGCAGTCAAGTGCATTGATTTCTCATCCGAATTGTTTCCAGCCTGTTGAATCGAATTATCACccttttttcttctcgagtttgcttctttcttgatggcCGTCCCCTCACTGTGCTTAAATTCCCCTTTGACGGTCGGCTTAATATCCTCCTCATCTGCGCGCTCCTTCTCAGGATCTTTGCTTAATATCGTAGCCGCTTCATCTTTGTTGGACGATCTGTCTTCAACATTACTAGCGCTTGGATGCGCGTCCTTCCGCTCCGTTTGTTGTACAGCTTGCGGCGGTGGGGTCCATCCAGGCGGAGGAGGCATATTCTTGGCGATTTCGAtgaatttcttgaactcctCAACCTGTTCCAAAGTAGCATCACCGTTAGCCACAATACCCATCAAAGTATTAAGCTTACGGTCTTTTTGGGCCATCAGATTCAGGTTCGCAATCATTTTAGGGTTCGTTACTGACTGTGAACTGGGCGCCGGGGACCTCCTGGTCGAAGAATTGGATACTATAGATCCTGCTCGCTTCAGGTTTTGGTGCTCGTTCTGTTTCTTAACGTCATTTTTCCGTCGCTGCTTGACGACTTCTTGTTCCACTCTGCCCTTCGCCTTGTTCTCCTTCCGCAATTGGAGTAGCTTTTCcctttcctgcttcttcttctgctgcatttctttcttcatctcgGCAAGcctctgcttctcctccttgactttccttcttgcctcctctctctctttcttc
The nucleotide sequence above comes from Torulaspora globosa chromosome 6, complete sequence. Encoded proteins:
- the MDM10 gene encoding Mdm10p (ancestral locus Anc_7.103); the protein is MLDYMESVSRAFEQSTGWSRDNSYANITATSKALLDFKIPTAFEFQVSNATTPYTFNTTRVSTRNIFNGSLTYLYSDADNLKDMVRGSGAVSLQQVTETYRYFQPFYNHKSAPSNGDRLVRKSLYYGRMYYPTSNLEAMMIKRLTPYTQVKLKCLSTFNEFNILTCHWQRDTGRNCQELIFSTNDLLCGYRFLHNFLGTPSKMKTSLYNNSSLSLGTELWLGLITLSPGCSTTLRYCTHAPNTGRPLTLTLSWNPFFGNLSSSYSAKTSTSTTFCAKYDFNLYSIDSNLSFGVEVWRRGSTNQQHEPPTSQSINKTDNLMYHHLLPTLSQSSSHGHGQTKMEHEQQLLQDLTTAFSTSLKRIDREKFEIENFQNDYSCANFTSVWKLSTSLRDKNLKVLWEGKFKGFLVSAGGEFFKSSPLLDNRSRTPLYPARFGVQLQYST
- the SWC3 gene encoding Swc3p (ancestral locus Anc_7.102), whose translation is MPAVLRSRIKAEDEGETEPKSSSPKAFGRRIKRRKRNSTDSENGEISGSDGYLEHSHGPVGNSRPFEMVGGVPSSLGVPEYSSTLTHPLSVKDSAVLYYSLVNSRKTWVRGEMFELYFTKAAKPVKDSAGATEAPAQAATIQMRDKMQKLCDCTMLGGPHTFPVRLFILKDEEMEKKWHDEQDMRKKEREEARRKVKEEKQRLAEMKKEMQQKKKQEREKLLQLRKENKAKGRVEQEVVKQRRKNDVKKQNEHQNLKRAGSIVSNSSTRRSPAPSSQSVTNPKMIANLNLMAQKDRKLNTLMGIVANGDATLEQVEEFKKFIEIAKNMPPPPGWTPPPQAVQQTERKDAHPSASNVEDRSSNKDEAATILSKDPEKERADEEDIKPTVKGEFKHSEGTAIKKEANSRRKKGDNSIQQAGNNSDEKSMHLTAFQQKYVHGAQIILEYTEYTTPRYLLPKNAIIEFVEDDGSFLLSWIIVHNDADIKRHRSKRIRELSKSLKSEEEKEELAKNYDVYSERGCPTPLYSPMTVKFTGIHPKFARILLNSVDPAEKVRKAMTTIMEIGTRLSGYNLWYQLDAYDDKDLAEKLRVKLNEHEEESKGRKHRQ